A genomic region of Thunnus albacares chromosome 4, fThuAlb1.1, whole genome shotgun sequence contains the following coding sequences:
- the sfi1 gene encoding protein SFI1 homolog isoform X1, producing the protein MQRNTKKTDLLRAIPRCVTSGGETHRYRNYIYAETKPIRTGNTRKIPYRVGYSWNKGGRLKELRIRHLARKFLKIWMQNTFGRILPHQAKSYYDSVVLRRAFKGWRDEWWTSRREWSLQMRAECHYRYYLYYLTFQSWQKFTSLQREQKRKIQNAQSFANRQRMRLVWDRWEVFTEMRRMKNRMLDSALEQNKLTTLRSAWSLWQIRLQQHRDIHTLEDRALKQWALNSQSRAWLQWKEMHAAACCQREKESKASLHFILRLKRKTLHQWISYASSRQIKKQSQAVAKRATDLHLTRKCWSKWCSALHRKWSEEERSQAAGHLARRSTQRRALQHWRAYVTSCREEAERNQSASQHHHHHLLRAGVQGLSLNVCWNKAQRLNNNVAVQHCHQTMISKYWKLWQERLEEAEDKSFQPLTEKAATNYSTSLLSSCFCQWREKLAEQRHMQELQHRADVWFAERMLPRCFNSWVGFTLQRRLHKQRRHKAEVYNQQRQYSCVFYTWWGQSEKHKEEMLSERMAILHEERGHTQRAWTRWRQRAEQQINEEEKEKASDRLYLHRLLHKTVTQWKDNSTEIRDRRNREQRAGRQGDLCCMRWAVDRWKKFVQSQRKKKSRLEQMQRYHEIKLLKHAFEAWKKHHLQMSQIYGHAEELHRQHTQHFLRKLLYVWRENAALLVEVRLMEQQAQNHFHHFLRLKVFLAWREETTHAASKRHQQREALSRAQRSINQVWLLRSFQQWRRKTRAARRERMCMEKARKHHDSKLLSKALRAWNKHHYQCRKHKVMKRQGILLLRLKLCQTYFEQWKMKLQHRWRESKQTERALWHWSLTLQAKVLYGWRLWVTEQRRKQEQAARAAQVYRDQLLREGVTCILTYAAHMNDLTTSLTQHSQEQRSRHIQRVVKRCAMRWKQRALCKPGRGQEVKGQPQKKSVTFCLPAPELKRVSLSDSVGQEAGDAALSKLLPTRLPRRQPLRYKELFGSPLKELPLNGTQKESAVTGAKTAPQPSEVSPSLDCHLADLSCLHPASVPFTSTHQSTITPTASSSEPHMSALDSPLGTQGQDLLLPPSAFMTIGTQNTLGKTSCSAPGDAPLVFGPPIKHLSSVYTASSEETEGEDPLSSLTRELLNIQLEMKSFQQDRKQLRAWQRLKEVLQSWLQTSGKDEQIEKDAICQELKELEERIERLSTKLAKRKPTMLLHTERIQHLQTVIHTSGVSLLYQESEEIETDHCVFTT; encoded by the exons GTCCTACTACGACAGCGTGGTCCTGCGAAGAGCCTTTAAAGGATGGAGAGACGAGTGGTGGACGTCCAGGAGGGAGTGGAGTCTTCAAATGAGGGCAGAGTGTCACTACAG GTATTACTTGTATTACTTGACCTTCCAAAGCTGGCAAAAGTTTACGTCTTTGCAGAgggaacagaagagaaaaatccaaaatgctCAATCATTTG CTAACAGGCAACGGATGCGTCTGGTTTGGGACAGGTGGGAGGTTTTCACAGAGATGAGGCgaatgaaaaacagaatgcTTGATTCAGCTCTTGAGCAGAACAAACTCACAACTCTGCG TTCAGCGTGGAGTTTGTGGCAGATTAGGTTGCAGCAGCATCGAGACATTCATACTCTGGAGGACCGAGCCCTGAAACAGTGGGCGCTGAATTCACAGAGCAGG GCTTGGCTTCAGTGGAAAGAAATGCACGCAGCAGCTTGttgccagagagagaaagaatccaaagcttcacttcacttcatcCTCaggctgaaaagaaaaacactgcatcAGTGGATAAGTTACGCGTCCAGTCGCCAAATCAAGAAACAGTCACAAG CTGTGGCTAAGCGTGCTACCGATCTCCACCTGACGAGGAAGTGTTGGAGTAAATGGTGCAGCGCGTTGCATCGCAAATGGAGCGAGGAGGAGCGTTCGCAAGCTGCAGGACATTTGGCCAGACGGAGCACTCAGCGCAGAGCACTGCAGCACTGGAGAGCTT ATGTGACGTCGTGCAGAGAAGAAGCTGAAAGAAACCAGAGTGCGAGtcaacaccaccaccatcatctaCTG CGTGCTGGAGTGCAGGGACTGTCTCTGAACGTATGCTGGAACAAAGCACAGCGACTGAACAACAACGTGGCTGTCCAGCATTGTCATCAAACT ATGATAAGTAAGTACTGGAAGCTGTGGCAGGAGCGTCTCGAGGAGGCTGAAGACAAAAGTTTCCAACCACTGACAGAAAAGGCAGCGACAAACTACAG CACGTCCCTGTTAAGCAGCTGTTTTTGCCAGTGGAGGGAGAAACTTGCTGAACAGAGACACATGCAG GAGTTGCAGCATCGTGCAGACGTTTGGTTCGCAGAGCGCATGTTGCCTCGCTGCTTCAACTCATGGGTTGGGTTCACTCTGCAGAGAAGGCTGCATAAACAGAGGAGACACAAGGCAGAAGTCTATAATCA GCAGCGTCAGTacagttgtgtgttttatacCTGGTGGGGGCAGTCAGAGAAACACAAGGAGGAGATGCTTTCCGAGCGAATG GCCATTCTTCATGAGGAGCGAGGCCACACGCAGAGAGCCTGGACTCGCTGGAGGCAACGCGCAGAGCAGCAGATCAacgaggaggagaaagagaaggcgTCGGACCGTCTGTATCTGCACAGGCTTCTTCACAAGACAGTGACGCAGTGGAAGGACAACAGCACTGAGATACGAGACAG GAGGAACAGAGAGCAGCGAGCTGGTCGTCAGGGAGACCTGTGCTGCATGAGATGGGCTGTGGATAGATGGAAAAAG TTTGTTCAGAgccagagaaagaagaaaagcaggCTGGAGCAGATGCAGCGTTACCATGAAATTAAACTTCTCAAACACGCATTTGAGGCCTGGAAG AAACACCACCTACAGATGTCTCAGATCTATGGTCATGCAGAGGAACTTCACAGACAGCACACACAGCATTTCCTCAG GAAGCTTCTGTATGTGTGGAGGGAGAACGCAGCGCTGCTGGTGGAGGTCCGGCTCATGGAGCAACAAGCACAGAATCACTTTCATCACTTCCTTCGACTTAAG GTGTTCCTCGCTTggagagaagaaacaacacaTGCAGCGTCAAAGCGCCACCAGCAGAGGGAAGCACTCAGCAGGGCTCAGAGGTCCATAAATCAAG TGTGGCTGCTGCGGTCTTTTCAACAATGGAGGAGGAAAACCAGAGCGGCTCGGAGGGAGAGGATGTGCATGGAAAAAGCTAGAAAGCACCATGACTCCAAACTGCTTTCTAAAGCGCTGAGAGCGTGGAACAAACATCACTATCAGTGCCGAAAACATAAG GTGATGAAACGACAAGGAATCTTGTTGCTGAGACTTAAGCTGTGCCAGACCTACTTTGAACAGTGGAAAATGAAG ctgcagcacagatgGAGAGAATCTAAGCAGACGGAGCGAGCGCTTTGGCACTGGTCCCTCACTCTCCAAGCCAAG GTGTTGTATGGATGGAGGCTGTGGGTCACAGAGCAGCGCAGGAAGCAAGAGCAGGCAGCCAGAGCCGCACAGGTCTACAGAGACCAGCTGCTGAGGGAGGGCGTGACATGCATCCTCACATATGCCGCTCACATGAACGATCTCACAACGAGCCTAACGCAACACAGCCAAGAACAA AGATCACGACATATTCAGAGGGTGGTTAAGCGTTGTGCCATGCGGTGGAAGCAGCGAGCCCTGTGTAAACCAGGCAGAGGGCAGGAAGTCAAAGGGCAACCACAGAAAAAGAGTGTGACCTTCTGTTTGCCTGCACCTGAATTGAAGAGAGTTTCCCTGTCTGACTCAGTGGGGCAGGAAGCTGGAGATGCAGCACTTAGCAagtt gcTTCCAACCCGTCTGCCGAGACGTCAGCCACTTCGCTACAAGGAACTGTTTGGTTCCCCACTGAAAGAGTTGCCACTTAATGG caccCAAAAGGAGTCTGCCGTCACCGGCGCTAAAACAGCTCCACAACCCTCAGAGGTCAGTCCTTCACTGGACTGCCACCTTGCAGACTTGTCCTGCCTCCATCCTGCTTCAGTCCCTTTCACCTCCACACATCAGAGCACCATCACTCCCACTGCGTCATCTTCTGAACCTCACATGTCTGCACTGGACTCCCCTCTGGGAACCCAAGGCCAAGATCTTCTTTTACCACCTTCTGCTTTCATGACCATAGGGACTCAAAATACG ttgGGTAAGACCAGCTGCTCAGCTCCTGGAGATGCTCCACTTGTATTTGGACCCCCTATTAAACATCTCTCATCAGTATATACAG CATCCAGTGAAGAAACTGAGGGAGAAGATCCACTTTCATCTCTGACAAGGGAACTGCTGAACATTCAGCTGGAAATGAAGAGTTTCCAACAGGACAGGAAGCAACTCAG GGCATGGCAAAGACTGAAAGAAGTATTACAAAGTTGGCTGCAGACCAGCGGAAAGGACgaacaaatagaaaaagatgCTATTTGTCAAGAGTTGAAGGAG TTGGAGGAGCGCATCGAGAGACTGTCTACCAAACTGGCAAAACGGAAGCCAACAATGCTGCTACACACAGAAAGGATCCAACATTTACAGACTGTCATTCACACTTCAGGAGTTTCTCTTCTCTATCAAGAATCAGAAGAGATAGAAACAGatcactgtgtgtttacaacatGA
- the sfi1 gene encoding protein SFI1 homolog isoform X3 yields MQRNTKKTDLLRAIPRCVTSGGETHRYRNYIYAETKPIRTGNTRKIPYRVGYSWNKGGRLKELRIRHLARKFLKIWMQNTFGRILPHQAKSYYDSVVLRRAFKGWRDEWWTSRREWSLQMRAECHYRYYLYYLTFQSWQKFTSLQREQKRKIQNAQSFANRQRMRLVWDRWEVFTEMRRMKNRMLDSALEQNKLTTLRSAWSLWQIRLQQHRDIHTLEDRALKQWALNSQSRAWLQWKEMHAAACCQREKESKASLHFILRLKRKTLHQWISYASSRQIKKQSQAVAKRATDLHLTRKCWSKWCSALHRKWSEEERSQAAGHLARRSTQRRALQHWRAYVTSCREEAERNQSASQHHHHHLLRAGVQGLSLNVCWNKAQRLNNNVAVQHCHQTMISKYWKLWQERLEEAEDKSFQPLTEKAATNYSTSLLSSCFCQWREKLAEQRHMQELQHRADVWFAERMLPRCFNSWVGFTLQRRLHKQRRHKAEVYNQQRQYSCVFYTWWGQSEKHKEEMLSERMAILHEERGHTQRAWTRWRQRAEQQINEEEKEKASDRLYLHRLLHKTVTQWKDNSTEIRDRRNREQRAGRQGDLCCMRWAVDRWKKFVQSQRKKKSRLEQMQRYHEIKLLKHAFEAWKKHHLQMSQIYGHAEELHRQHTQHFLRKLLYVWRENAALLVEVRLMEQQAQNHFHHFLRLKVFLAWREETTHAASKRHQQREALSRAQRSINQVWLLRSFQQWRRKTRAARRERMCMEKARKHHDSKLLSKALRAWNKHHYQCRKHKVMKRQGILLLRLKLCQTYFEQWKMKLQHRWRESKQTERALWHWSLTLQAKVLYGWRLWVTEQRRKQEQAARAAQVYRDQLLREGVTCILTYAAHMNDLTTSLTQHSQEQRSRHIQRVVKRCAMRWKQRALCKPGRGQEVKGQPQKKSVTFCLPAPELKRVSLSDSVGQEAGDAALSKLLPTRLPRRQPLRYKELFGSPLKDTQKESAVTGAKTAPQPSEVSPSLDCHLADLSCLHPASVPFTSTHQSTITPTASSSEPHMSALDSPLGTQGQDLLLPPSAFMTIGTQNTLGKTSCSAPGDAPLVFGPPIKHLSSVYTASSEETEGEDPLSSLTRELLNIQLEMKSFQQDRKQLRAWQRLKEVLQSWLQTSGKDEQIEKDAICQELKELEERIERLSTKLAKRKPTMLLHTERIQHLQTVIHTSGVSLLYQESEEIETDHCVFTT; encoded by the exons GTCCTACTACGACAGCGTGGTCCTGCGAAGAGCCTTTAAAGGATGGAGAGACGAGTGGTGGACGTCCAGGAGGGAGTGGAGTCTTCAAATGAGGGCAGAGTGTCACTACAG GTATTACTTGTATTACTTGACCTTCCAAAGCTGGCAAAAGTTTACGTCTTTGCAGAgggaacagaagagaaaaatccaaaatgctCAATCATTTG CTAACAGGCAACGGATGCGTCTGGTTTGGGACAGGTGGGAGGTTTTCACAGAGATGAGGCgaatgaaaaacagaatgcTTGATTCAGCTCTTGAGCAGAACAAACTCACAACTCTGCG TTCAGCGTGGAGTTTGTGGCAGATTAGGTTGCAGCAGCATCGAGACATTCATACTCTGGAGGACCGAGCCCTGAAACAGTGGGCGCTGAATTCACAGAGCAGG GCTTGGCTTCAGTGGAAAGAAATGCACGCAGCAGCTTGttgccagagagagaaagaatccaaagcttcacttcacttcatcCTCaggctgaaaagaaaaacactgcatcAGTGGATAAGTTACGCGTCCAGTCGCCAAATCAAGAAACAGTCACAAG CTGTGGCTAAGCGTGCTACCGATCTCCACCTGACGAGGAAGTGTTGGAGTAAATGGTGCAGCGCGTTGCATCGCAAATGGAGCGAGGAGGAGCGTTCGCAAGCTGCAGGACATTTGGCCAGACGGAGCACTCAGCGCAGAGCACTGCAGCACTGGAGAGCTT ATGTGACGTCGTGCAGAGAAGAAGCTGAAAGAAACCAGAGTGCGAGtcaacaccaccaccatcatctaCTG CGTGCTGGAGTGCAGGGACTGTCTCTGAACGTATGCTGGAACAAAGCACAGCGACTGAACAACAACGTGGCTGTCCAGCATTGTCATCAAACT ATGATAAGTAAGTACTGGAAGCTGTGGCAGGAGCGTCTCGAGGAGGCTGAAGACAAAAGTTTCCAACCACTGACAGAAAAGGCAGCGACAAACTACAG CACGTCCCTGTTAAGCAGCTGTTTTTGCCAGTGGAGGGAGAAACTTGCTGAACAGAGACACATGCAG GAGTTGCAGCATCGTGCAGACGTTTGGTTCGCAGAGCGCATGTTGCCTCGCTGCTTCAACTCATGGGTTGGGTTCACTCTGCAGAGAAGGCTGCATAAACAGAGGAGACACAAGGCAGAAGTCTATAATCA GCAGCGTCAGTacagttgtgtgttttatacCTGGTGGGGGCAGTCAGAGAAACACAAGGAGGAGATGCTTTCCGAGCGAATG GCCATTCTTCATGAGGAGCGAGGCCACACGCAGAGAGCCTGGACTCGCTGGAGGCAACGCGCAGAGCAGCAGATCAacgaggaggagaaagagaaggcgTCGGACCGTCTGTATCTGCACAGGCTTCTTCACAAGACAGTGACGCAGTGGAAGGACAACAGCACTGAGATACGAGACAG GAGGAACAGAGAGCAGCGAGCTGGTCGTCAGGGAGACCTGTGCTGCATGAGATGGGCTGTGGATAGATGGAAAAAG TTTGTTCAGAgccagagaaagaagaaaagcaggCTGGAGCAGATGCAGCGTTACCATGAAATTAAACTTCTCAAACACGCATTTGAGGCCTGGAAG AAACACCACCTACAGATGTCTCAGATCTATGGTCATGCAGAGGAACTTCACAGACAGCACACACAGCATTTCCTCAG GAAGCTTCTGTATGTGTGGAGGGAGAACGCAGCGCTGCTGGTGGAGGTCCGGCTCATGGAGCAACAAGCACAGAATCACTTTCATCACTTCCTTCGACTTAAG GTGTTCCTCGCTTggagagaagaaacaacacaTGCAGCGTCAAAGCGCCACCAGCAGAGGGAAGCACTCAGCAGGGCTCAGAGGTCCATAAATCAAG TGTGGCTGCTGCGGTCTTTTCAACAATGGAGGAGGAAAACCAGAGCGGCTCGGAGGGAGAGGATGTGCATGGAAAAAGCTAGAAAGCACCATGACTCCAAACTGCTTTCTAAAGCGCTGAGAGCGTGGAACAAACATCACTATCAGTGCCGAAAACATAAG GTGATGAAACGACAAGGAATCTTGTTGCTGAGACTTAAGCTGTGCCAGACCTACTTTGAACAGTGGAAAATGAAG ctgcagcacagatgGAGAGAATCTAAGCAGACGGAGCGAGCGCTTTGGCACTGGTCCCTCACTCTCCAAGCCAAG GTGTTGTATGGATGGAGGCTGTGGGTCACAGAGCAGCGCAGGAAGCAAGAGCAGGCAGCCAGAGCCGCACAGGTCTACAGAGACCAGCTGCTGAGGGAGGGCGTGACATGCATCCTCACATATGCCGCTCACATGAACGATCTCACAACGAGCCTAACGCAACACAGCCAAGAACAA AGATCACGACATATTCAGAGGGTGGTTAAGCGTTGTGCCATGCGGTGGAAGCAGCGAGCCCTGTGTAAACCAGGCAGAGGGCAGGAAGTCAAAGGGCAACCACAGAAAAAGAGTGTGACCTTCTGTTTGCCTGCACCTGAATTGAAGAGAGTTTCCCTGTCTGACTCAGTGGGGCAGGAAGCTGGAGATGCAGCACTTAGCAagtt gcTTCCAACCCGTCTGCCGAGACGTCAGCCACTTCGCTACAAGGAACTGTTTGGTTCCCCACTGAAAGA caccCAAAAGGAGTCTGCCGTCACCGGCGCTAAAACAGCTCCACAACCCTCAGAGGTCAGTCCTTCACTGGACTGCCACCTTGCAGACTTGTCCTGCCTCCATCCTGCTTCAGTCCCTTTCACCTCCACACATCAGAGCACCATCACTCCCACTGCGTCATCTTCTGAACCTCACATGTCTGCACTGGACTCCCCTCTGGGAACCCAAGGCCAAGATCTTCTTTTACCACCTTCTGCTTTCATGACCATAGGGACTCAAAATACG ttgGGTAAGACCAGCTGCTCAGCTCCTGGAGATGCTCCACTTGTATTTGGACCCCCTATTAAACATCTCTCATCAGTATATACAG CATCCAGTGAAGAAACTGAGGGAGAAGATCCACTTTCATCTCTGACAAGGGAACTGCTGAACATTCAGCTGGAAATGAAGAGTTTCCAACAGGACAGGAAGCAACTCAG GGCATGGCAAAGACTGAAAGAAGTATTACAAAGTTGGCTGCAGACCAGCGGAAAGGACgaacaaatagaaaaagatgCTATTTGTCAAGAGTTGAAGGAG TTGGAGGAGCGCATCGAGAGACTGTCTACCAAACTGGCAAAACGGAAGCCAACAATGCTGCTACACACAGAAAGGATCCAACATTTACAGACTGTCATTCACACTTCAGGAGTTTCTCTTCTCTATCAAGAATCAGAAGAGATAGAAACAGatcactgtgtgtttacaacatGA
- the sfi1 gene encoding protein SFI1 homolog isoform X2, with translation MQRNTKKTDLLRAIPRCVTSGGETHRYRNYIYAETKPIRTGNTRKIPYRVGYSWNKGGRLKELRIRHLARKFLKIWMQNTFGRILPHQAKSYYDSVVLRRAFKGWRDEWWTSRREWSLQMRAECHYRYYLYYLTFQSWQKFTSLQREQKRKIQNAQSFANRQRMRLVWDRWEVFTEMRRMKNRMLDSALEQNKLTTLRSAWSLWQIRLQQHRDIHTLEDRALKQWALNSQSRAWLQWKEMHAAACCQREKESKASLHFILRLKRKTLHQWISYASSRQIKKQSQAVAKRATDLHLTRKCWSKWCSALHRKWSEEERSQAAGHLARRSTQRRALQHWRAYVTSCREEAERNQSASQHHHHHLLRAGVQGLSLNVCWNKAQRLNNNVAVQHCHQTMISKYWKLWQERLEEAEDKSFQPLTEKAATNYSTSLLSSCFCQWREKLAEQRHMQELQHRADVWFAERMLPRCFNSWVGFTLQRRLHKQRRHKAEVYNQQRQYSCVFYTWWGQSEKHKEEMLSERMAILHEERGHTQRAWTRWRQRAEQQINEEEKEKASDRLYLHRLLHKTVTQWKDNSTEIRDRRNREQRAGRQGDLCCMRWAVDRWKKFVQSQRKKKSRLEQMQRYHEIKLLKHAFEAWKKHHLQMSQIYGHAEELHRQHTQHFLRKLLYVWRENAALLVEVRLMEQQAQNHFHHFLRLKVFLAWREETTHAASKRHQQREALSRAQRSINQVWLLRSFQQWRRKTRAARRERMCMEKARKHHDSKLLSKALRAWNKHHYQCRKHKVMKRQGILLLRLKLCQTYFEQWKMKLQHRWRESKQTERALWHWSLTLQAKVLYGWRLWVTEQRRKQEQAARAAQVYRDQLLREGVTCILTYAAHMNDLTTSLTQHSQEQRSRHIQRVVKRCAMRWKQRALCKPGRGQEVKGQPQKKSVTFCLPAPELKRVSLSDSVGQEAGDAALSKLLPTRLPRRQPLRYKELFGSPLKELPLNGTQKESAVTGAKTAPQPSEVSPSLDCHLADLSCLHPASVPFTSTHQSTITPTASSSEPHMSALDSPLGTQGQDLLLPPSAFMTIGTQNTTSCSAPGDAPLVFGPPIKHLSSVYTASSEETEGEDPLSSLTRELLNIQLEMKSFQQDRKQLRAWQRLKEVLQSWLQTSGKDEQIEKDAICQELKELEERIERLSTKLAKRKPTMLLHTERIQHLQTVIHTSGVSLLYQESEEIETDHCVFTT, from the exons GTCCTACTACGACAGCGTGGTCCTGCGAAGAGCCTTTAAAGGATGGAGAGACGAGTGGTGGACGTCCAGGAGGGAGTGGAGTCTTCAAATGAGGGCAGAGTGTCACTACAG GTATTACTTGTATTACTTGACCTTCCAAAGCTGGCAAAAGTTTACGTCTTTGCAGAgggaacagaagagaaaaatccaaaatgctCAATCATTTG CTAACAGGCAACGGATGCGTCTGGTTTGGGACAGGTGGGAGGTTTTCACAGAGATGAGGCgaatgaaaaacagaatgcTTGATTCAGCTCTTGAGCAGAACAAACTCACAACTCTGCG TTCAGCGTGGAGTTTGTGGCAGATTAGGTTGCAGCAGCATCGAGACATTCATACTCTGGAGGACCGAGCCCTGAAACAGTGGGCGCTGAATTCACAGAGCAGG GCTTGGCTTCAGTGGAAAGAAATGCACGCAGCAGCTTGttgccagagagagaaagaatccaaagcttcacttcacttcatcCTCaggctgaaaagaaaaacactgcatcAGTGGATAAGTTACGCGTCCAGTCGCCAAATCAAGAAACAGTCACAAG CTGTGGCTAAGCGTGCTACCGATCTCCACCTGACGAGGAAGTGTTGGAGTAAATGGTGCAGCGCGTTGCATCGCAAATGGAGCGAGGAGGAGCGTTCGCAAGCTGCAGGACATTTGGCCAGACGGAGCACTCAGCGCAGAGCACTGCAGCACTGGAGAGCTT ATGTGACGTCGTGCAGAGAAGAAGCTGAAAGAAACCAGAGTGCGAGtcaacaccaccaccatcatctaCTG CGTGCTGGAGTGCAGGGACTGTCTCTGAACGTATGCTGGAACAAAGCACAGCGACTGAACAACAACGTGGCTGTCCAGCATTGTCATCAAACT ATGATAAGTAAGTACTGGAAGCTGTGGCAGGAGCGTCTCGAGGAGGCTGAAGACAAAAGTTTCCAACCACTGACAGAAAAGGCAGCGACAAACTACAG CACGTCCCTGTTAAGCAGCTGTTTTTGCCAGTGGAGGGAGAAACTTGCTGAACAGAGACACATGCAG GAGTTGCAGCATCGTGCAGACGTTTGGTTCGCAGAGCGCATGTTGCCTCGCTGCTTCAACTCATGGGTTGGGTTCACTCTGCAGAGAAGGCTGCATAAACAGAGGAGACACAAGGCAGAAGTCTATAATCA GCAGCGTCAGTacagttgtgtgttttatacCTGGTGGGGGCAGTCAGAGAAACACAAGGAGGAGATGCTTTCCGAGCGAATG GCCATTCTTCATGAGGAGCGAGGCCACACGCAGAGAGCCTGGACTCGCTGGAGGCAACGCGCAGAGCAGCAGATCAacgaggaggagaaagagaaggcgTCGGACCGTCTGTATCTGCACAGGCTTCTTCACAAGACAGTGACGCAGTGGAAGGACAACAGCACTGAGATACGAGACAG GAGGAACAGAGAGCAGCGAGCTGGTCGTCAGGGAGACCTGTGCTGCATGAGATGGGCTGTGGATAGATGGAAAAAG TTTGTTCAGAgccagagaaagaagaaaagcaggCTGGAGCAGATGCAGCGTTACCATGAAATTAAACTTCTCAAACACGCATTTGAGGCCTGGAAG AAACACCACCTACAGATGTCTCAGATCTATGGTCATGCAGAGGAACTTCACAGACAGCACACACAGCATTTCCTCAG GAAGCTTCTGTATGTGTGGAGGGAGAACGCAGCGCTGCTGGTGGAGGTCCGGCTCATGGAGCAACAAGCACAGAATCACTTTCATCACTTCCTTCGACTTAAG GTGTTCCTCGCTTggagagaagaaacaacacaTGCAGCGTCAAAGCGCCACCAGCAGAGGGAAGCACTCAGCAGGGCTCAGAGGTCCATAAATCAAG TGTGGCTGCTGCGGTCTTTTCAACAATGGAGGAGGAAAACCAGAGCGGCTCGGAGGGAGAGGATGTGCATGGAAAAAGCTAGAAAGCACCATGACTCCAAACTGCTTTCTAAAGCGCTGAGAGCGTGGAACAAACATCACTATCAGTGCCGAAAACATAAG GTGATGAAACGACAAGGAATCTTGTTGCTGAGACTTAAGCTGTGCCAGACCTACTTTGAACAGTGGAAAATGAAG ctgcagcacagatgGAGAGAATCTAAGCAGACGGAGCGAGCGCTTTGGCACTGGTCCCTCACTCTCCAAGCCAAG GTGTTGTATGGATGGAGGCTGTGGGTCACAGAGCAGCGCAGGAAGCAAGAGCAGGCAGCCAGAGCCGCACAGGTCTACAGAGACCAGCTGCTGAGGGAGGGCGTGACATGCATCCTCACATATGCCGCTCACATGAACGATCTCACAACGAGCCTAACGCAACACAGCCAAGAACAA AGATCACGACATATTCAGAGGGTGGTTAAGCGTTGTGCCATGCGGTGGAAGCAGCGAGCCCTGTGTAAACCAGGCAGAGGGCAGGAAGTCAAAGGGCAACCACAGAAAAAGAGTGTGACCTTCTGTTTGCCTGCACCTGAATTGAAGAGAGTTTCCCTGTCTGACTCAGTGGGGCAGGAAGCTGGAGATGCAGCACTTAGCAagtt gcTTCCAACCCGTCTGCCGAGACGTCAGCCACTTCGCTACAAGGAACTGTTTGGTTCCCCACTGAAAGAGTTGCCACTTAATGG caccCAAAAGGAGTCTGCCGTCACCGGCGCTAAAACAGCTCCACAACCCTCAGAGGTCAGTCCTTCACTGGACTGCCACCTTGCAGACTTGTCCTGCCTCCATCCTGCTTCAGTCCCTTTCACCTCCACACATCAGAGCACCATCACTCCCACTGCGTCATCTTCTGAACCTCACATGTCTGCACTGGACTCCCCTCTGGGAACCCAAGGCCAAGATCTTCTTTTACCACCTTCTGCTTTCATGACCATAGGGACTCAAAATACG ACCAGCTGCTCAGCTCCTGGAGATGCTCCACTTGTATTTGGACCCCCTATTAAACATCTCTCATCAGTATATACAG CATCCAGTGAAGAAACTGAGGGAGAAGATCCACTTTCATCTCTGACAAGGGAACTGCTGAACATTCAGCTGGAAATGAAGAGTTTCCAACAGGACAGGAAGCAACTCAG GGCATGGCAAAGACTGAAAGAAGTATTACAAAGTTGGCTGCAGACCAGCGGAAAGGACgaacaaatagaaaaagatgCTATTTGTCAAGAGTTGAAGGAG TTGGAGGAGCGCATCGAGAGACTGTCTACCAAACTGGCAAAACGGAAGCCAACAATGCTGCTACACACAGAAAGGATCCAACATTTACAGACTGTCATTCACACTTCAGGAGTTTCTCTTCTCTATCAAGAATCAGAAGAGATAGAAACAGatcactgtgtgtttacaacatGA